TTCTATTGTGTCAGCGTTTGCTCGCGTAATTATATCAAATAAATCAAAATATCCTTTCGTTCCAATCTTATTTTTTGGAAGGGGTAAATTGCCAAGTCCTCTTCCGATAAATTGAGTTAAACAAAGTGTCCAAGCCATTTGTCGATCATGTTCTTCAGCAGACATGTTAATAATTCTCAAACCTTCTTTTATAAAAAAGCCTTCAAGTTTGCGATATCTTTCTACGCTCGCCTGTCCGTACGTCATAATTACTTGATGATCTTTCAACGATTCTGTTACGCTTTCGGGACCAAAAAGGGGATGGAGACTTACGATCTCATTATTTGGAAAGTACTTTTTTAGGGCGGACAGCGGAAATTCCTGAACCGAACATAAATCTGCCGCCAATGCATTTTTATTAATGAATGGATAAATTTCCATTATTGCATCTTCGAGTTGGGATATTGGGACTGCAAAAAAAAGGAATTCACATTCAGAAAATTTGTTATAACAGTCTTCCTTCTCTCCATTCGTCAGTAAAAAAGATTTATCATAAATTTCAAACTGAAAATATTTAGCAAAATATTTTACGAAAAGCTTTCCGAATCTGCCATATCCAATAATTCCTGCTTTCAAAAATTATCCTTTGGTTTGAATAAACTTTGAACGTTCAAGAATAAGTTTCATTATCTTTTCGATAAGTTCTTTATCCAAACTTAGTTCCTGCGCAGCCGAAATCCAGTTTTTATAAACTCTCTTTTCTCTACCCTCATCTTCAATGTCAAAACCATTTATATTTTTGACCTTTGCTACCTCTCTAACGAGGTCTTCTCTTGCGTGAATTAACAGAAGAATTTGTCGGTCGATTAAGTCTAGTTCATTTCGTTTTTCATCCAAATTTTCTCTGCCAGTAACAATCCTTTCTTGCATTAAAATGTGATCGATTAGCACAAGAGCTGTCATCGCTTCGGCTACGGGAACAATTCTTGGACAAATGCACGGATCGTGTCTACCGCCAATTTGGATCTCTACTTCTTCTCCAGATGTAGTTACACTTCTTTGTTTTTTTGAAATTGAAGAAGTCGGCTTGACCGCAATCCGAAAATTTAATTCTGATCCGCTGGTAATTCCGCCGAGAATCCCGCCGCTGTTATTAGTGATTGTCTCAATTTCTTTTGTTTCAGGATTGAACATGAATTGGTCATTACATTCACTCCCGCGCATTTCAGCTGATTTGAAACCACTGCCGACTTCAAAACCTTTTACAGCGCCAATGGACATCAATGCATTCGATAGGTCAGCGTCTATTTTATCGAATACAGGCTCGCCAAATCCAGCTTTAAGACCAGAAACACGAATCTCAACGATTCCGCCGAGCGAGTCCCCATCCTTCCGTGCCTCATCAATTAGTTCGATCATTTTTTCTGCTGCAAGTTTATCCGGAGAACGTACAATGTTTTTATTAATTTCTTCTTCAACAAAATCATTAATTTCGACCGAAGAAATTTTTTTTGTATAAGCCACGATTTTAATTCCTCGAGAATTTAAGAGTTGTTTTGCTATAGCACCGGCTGCAACTCTCGAAACAGTTTCTCTTCCAGATGCTCTCCCACCTCCTTGGTAATCATATATTCCATATTTTTTTAGAAAAGTATAACCTGCATGCCCAGGGCGAAAAACTTCTTTCAAATCAGAATAATCCTTAGCTCTTGTGTCTTCATTTCTGATTAACATACATAGCGGTGTGCCTGTTGTCTTTCCTTCAAATATTCCTGAGACAACCTGTACTTTATCAGATTCTTTTCTTCGAGAAGTTACTTTACTCTGTCCAGGTTTTCGTTTATCTAAATCTTTTTGGATTTCAGAAACATCAATAAGTAAGTTTGGTTGAATTCCATCAATTACTACTCCAACTACTGGTCCATGACTTTCTCCAAATGTGATTACTCTAAATAAATTTCCGAAAATGTTACCAGCCATACTTCACCTCAATTAAAAATATTTATTAACTTCTTTGTCTTTTCCATTAATTCGCCAAATTGAGCAGGGGATAGAGTTTGATCAGCATCAGAAACGGATTTTTCAGGTTCAGGATGAACTTCAACCATCAGTCCATCAGCACCTGCTGCCAGTGATGCAAGACTCATAGGAATGATTATATCTGTTCTGCCAGTACCATGACTTGGATCGACAATTACTGGAAGGTGTGATAATTTTTTAATTACAGGAACAATATTTAAATCCAGAGTATTGCGAGTATATTCGACGA
This DNA window, taken from Ignavibacteria bacterium, encodes the following:
- a CDS encoding 3-deoxy-7-phosphoheptulonate synthase (catalyzes the formation of 3-deoxy-D-arabino-hept-2-ulosonate 7-phosphate from phosphoenolpyruvate and D-erythrose 4-phosphate), whose protein sequence is QNYQLLKAAGRIRKPILLKRGMSATLQEFLMSAEYILSEGNQQVILCERGIRTFVEYTRNTLDLNIVPVIKKLSHLPVIVDPSHGTGRTDIIIPMSLASLAAGADGLMVEVHPEPEKSVSDADQTLSPAQFGELMEKTKKLINIFN
- a CDS encoding prephenate dehydrogenase; protein product: MKAGIIGYGRFGKLFVKYFAKYFQFEIYDKSFLLTNGEKEDCYNKFSECEFLFFAVPISQLEDAIMEIYPFINKNALAADLCSVQEFPLSALKKYFPNNEIVSLHPLFGPESVTESLKDHQVIMTYGQASVERYRKLEGFFIKEGLRIINMSAEEHDRQMAWTLCLTQFIGRGLGNLPLPKNKIGTKGYFDLFDIITRANADTIELFHDMNKFNRFSNEMRKKVIEEFMKLNLKLDDHDASKH
- the aroC gene encoding chorismate synthase, which codes for MAGNIFGNLFRVITFGESHGPVVGVVIDGIQPNLLIDVSEIQKDLDKRKPGQSKVTSRRKESDKVQVVSGIFEGKTTGTPLCMLIRNEDTRAKDYSDLKEVFRPGHAGYTFLKKYGIYDYQGGGRASGRETVSRVAAGAIAKQLLNSRGIKIVAYTKKISSVEINDFVEEEINKNIVRSPDKLAAEKMIELIDEARKDGDSLGGIVEIRVSGLKAGFGEPVFDKIDADLSNALMSIGAVKGFEVGSGFKSAEMRGSECNDQFMFNPETKEIETITNNSGGILGGITSGSELNFRIAVKPTSSISKKQRSVTTSGEEVEIQIGGRHDPCICPRIVPVAEAMTALVLIDHILMQERIVTGRENLDEKRNELDLIDRQILLLIHAREDLVREVAKVKNINGFDIEDEGREKRVYKNWISAAQELSLDKELIEKIMKLILERSKFIQTKG